Proteins from one Pagrus major chromosome 1, Pma_NU_1.0 genomic window:
- the atp5md gene encoding ATP synthase membrane subunit K, mitochondrial gives MGGHDAGSQHQFTGIAKHFNSYTIVGRRNCVLATFASILGITLFFTLKPKKQAAVTAK, from the exons ATGGGAGGACACGACGCAGGAAGCCAGCACCAGTTCACTGGGATTGCCAAGCACTTCAACTCATACACAATCGTAGGGAGGAGGAAT tgtgttttggcAACATTTGCCAGCATATTGGGCATCACCCTTTTCTTCACATTGAAACCCAAGAAACAGGCTGCCGTCACAGCAAAGTGA